One Rissa tridactyla isolate bRisTri1 chromosome 1, bRisTri1.patW.cur.20221130, whole genome shotgun sequence DNA segment encodes these proteins:
- the FUNDC1 gene encoding FUN14 domain-containing protein 1 isoform X1, which translates to MAARRPRTASEHDSDDDSYEVLDLTEYARRHHWWNRVFGRNSGPIVEKYSVATQIVMGGVTGWCAGFLFQKVGKLAATAVGGGFLLLQIASHSGYVQVDWKRVEKDVNKAKKQLKKRANKAAPEINTLIEESTEFIKQNIVVSSGFVGGFLLGLAS; encoded by the exons atggcggcgcggAGACCCCGCACCGCCTCAG AACACGACAGTGATGATGATTCCTATGAAGTGTTGGATTTAACAGAGTATGCACGGCGTCACCATTGGTGGAATCGTGTGTTTGGCAGGAATTCAGGACCAATTGTAGAAAAATATTCCGTAGCTACCCAGATTGTGATGGGCGGCGTGACTGGCTG GTGTGCGGGATTTTTGTTCCAGAAAGTCGGAAAGCTTGCAGCAACTGCAGTAGGTGGTGGCTTTCTTCTGCTTCAA ATTGCTAGTCATAGTGGATATGTACAAGTTGACTGGAAGAGAGTTGAAAAAGatgtaaacaaagcaaaaaaacagttaaaaaagcgTGCAAATAAGGCAGCGCCTGAAATCAATACTCTAATTGAAGAG tcgACAGAATTTATCAAACAGAACATCGTGGTGTCCAGTGGATTTGTTGGAGGCTTTTTGTTAGGCCTGGCATCGTAA
- the FUNDC1 gene encoding FUN14 domain-containing protein 1 isoform X2, whose amino-acid sequence MLSCKEKHDSDDDSYEVLDLTEYARRHHWWNRVFGRNSGPIVEKYSVATQIVMGGVTGWCAGFLFQKVGKLAATAVGGGFLLLQIASHSGYVQVDWKRVEKDVNKAKKQLKKRANKAAPEINTLIEESTEFIKQNIVVSSGFVGGFLLGLAS is encoded by the exons ATGTTATCCTGCAAGGAAa AACACGACAGTGATGATGATTCCTATGAAGTGTTGGATTTAACAGAGTATGCACGGCGTCACCATTGGTGGAATCGTGTGTTTGGCAGGAATTCAGGACCAATTGTAGAAAAATATTCCGTAGCTACCCAGATTGTGATGGGCGGCGTGACTGGCTG GTGTGCGGGATTTTTGTTCCAGAAAGTCGGAAAGCTTGCAGCAACTGCAGTAGGTGGTGGCTTTCTTCTGCTTCAA ATTGCTAGTCATAGTGGATATGTACAAGTTGACTGGAAGAGAGTTGAAAAAGatgtaaacaaagcaaaaaaacagttaaaaaagcgTGCAAATAAGGCAGCGCCTGAAATCAATACTCTAATTGAAGAG tcgACAGAATTTATCAAACAGAACATCGTGGTGTCCAGTGGATTTGTTGGAGGCTTTTTGTTAGGCCTGGCATCGTAA